From Actinoplanes oblitus, a single genomic window includes:
- a CDS encoding arabinofuranosidase catalytic domain-containing protein: MSRKRSLIVAAISLVVGLIAAPSPANAAGTLPCDIYASAGTPCVAAHSTTRALFGAYSGRLYQVTRASDGATHDVGTLAAGGYANAGDQDAFCDGSTCRITKIWDQTSRHNDLSVAPDGGAGSGDRGAGAGVIAVTAGGHKVYGIWGTPGVGYRYTGVASGVAVNGQPEGVYMVASGTHVGSDCCFDYGNAESTPYDTGNGHMDAVSIATTCYFAPCQGSGPWIEADLENGMFQGANGSNPNPGNNSAFVTAVLKNNGQTTYALKGGNAQSGGLTTWWNGSLPTDKPGYKPMHQEGGIILAIGGDNSNRNRGTWFEGAMVYGYPSDAAENAVQANVVGVGYAGQTHIPNGPQGTVTGPGAKCVDVAADDTGANGAAVQLWDCQTYAEDQHLTHFADGSLRTLNRCVDATGNGTANGTLIQLWDCNGGGAQKWIQQADGSLRNPQSGRCLDSPNGNTGNGSRLRLWDCNGAAAQKFAVNAGGVVGTPGGKCTDVAGDDTGGNGTAVQIWDCQSYAVDQHWFHHSNGALRTLGRCLDIVGNGTANGTQVELWDCNGVGGQVWQQQADGSLRNPQSGRCLDAPSGATGNGTRLRIWDCNGSAAQRFALT; this comes from the coding sequence ATGTCCAGAAAACGCTCTCTGATCGTCGCGGCGATCAGCCTGGTCGTCGGGCTGATCGCCGCACCGAGTCCGGCGAACGCCGCCGGAACACTGCCGTGCGACATCTACGCCTCGGCGGGCACGCCCTGCGTGGCCGCGCACAGCACCACCCGCGCCCTGTTCGGCGCCTACAGCGGCCGGCTCTATCAGGTCACCCGGGCCTCCGACGGGGCCACCCACGACGTCGGCACGCTGGCCGCCGGCGGCTACGCCAACGCCGGCGACCAGGACGCCTTCTGCGACGGGAGCACCTGCCGGATCACCAAGATCTGGGACCAGACCAGCCGGCACAACGACCTGTCCGTCGCGCCCGACGGCGGGGCCGGCAGCGGCGACCGCGGTGCCGGCGCCGGCGTGATCGCGGTGACGGCCGGCGGCCACAAGGTGTACGGCATCTGGGGCACCCCGGGCGTCGGCTACCGCTACACCGGCGTAGCGTCCGGCGTCGCCGTCAACGGCCAGCCCGAGGGCGTCTACATGGTCGCCAGCGGCACCCACGTCGGCTCCGACTGCTGCTTCGACTACGGCAACGCCGAGTCCACCCCGTACGACACCGGCAACGGGCACATGGACGCCGTCAGCATCGCCACCACCTGCTACTTCGCGCCGTGCCAGGGTTCCGGCCCGTGGATCGAGGCGGACCTGGAGAACGGCATGTTCCAGGGCGCCAACGGCTCGAACCCGAATCCCGGCAACAACTCGGCCTTCGTCACCGCGGTGCTGAAGAACAACGGCCAGACGACGTACGCGCTCAAGGGCGGCAACGCGCAGTCCGGCGGCTTGACCACCTGGTGGAACGGCTCGCTGCCCACCGACAAGCCGGGCTACAAGCCGATGCACCAGGAGGGCGGCATCATCCTGGCGATCGGTGGCGACAACTCCAACCGCAACCGGGGCACCTGGTTCGAGGGCGCGATGGTCTACGGCTACCCGAGCGACGCGGCGGAGAACGCCGTGCAGGCCAACGTGGTCGGCGTCGGTTACGCCGGGCAGACCCACATCCCGAACGGACCGCAGGGCACCGTCACCGGCCCCGGCGCCAAGTGCGTGGACGTGGCGGCCGACGACACCGGGGCCAACGGCGCCGCCGTCCAGCTCTGGGACTGCCAGACGTACGCCGAGGACCAGCACCTGACGCACTTCGCCGACGGCTCGCTGCGCACGCTGAACCGCTGCGTCGACGCGACCGGCAACGGGACCGCCAACGGCACCCTGATCCAGCTGTGGGACTGCAACGGCGGCGGTGCCCAGAAGTGGATCCAGCAGGCCGACGGCTCGCTGCGCAACCCGCAGTCCGGCCGCTGCCTGGACTCGCCGAACGGCAACACCGGCAACGGCTCCCGGCTGCGGCTCTGGGACTGCAACGGCGCGGCGGCGCAGAAGTTCGCGGTCAACGCCGGCGGCGTCGTGGGCACGCCCGGCGGCAAGTGCACCGACGTCGCCGGGGACGACACCGGCGGGAACGGTACGGCAGTGCAGATCTGGGACTGTCAGTCGTACGCCGTCGACCAGCACTGGTTCCACCATTCGAACGGGGCGCTGCGCACGCTCGGCCGCTGCCTCGACATCGTCGGCAACGGCACGGCCAACGGCACCCAGGTCGAACTCTGGGACTGCAACGGCGTCGGCGGCCAGGTCTGGCAGCAGCAGGCCGACGGCTCGCTGCGCAACCCGCAGTCCGGCCGCTGCCTGGACGCGCCGAGCGGCGCCACCGGCAACGGGACCCGGTTGCGGATCTGGGACTGCAACGGCAGCGCGGCGCAGAGGTTCGCCCTGACCTGA
- a CDS encoding alpha/beta fold hydrolase, whose protein sequence is MEEIDVAVAGGTLRVLSWPADGPVVIAAHGITANALSWAAVARACAGKVHLVAPDLRGRAFSAGLPGPYGMDTHADDLIAVASHFGVGKAPLVGHSMGAFVVAATAARHPDRTGPVLMVDGGIGLGVPADVDVDVALEAVIGPAMRRLAMTFGSAAEYLAYFRQNPALGRYWGPDLEAYLLRDFTGSGSSCRIEAIRGDAADMLRHPRPAPFPLLWAPRGLMDEETGLYRAEQLTGVDAELVPDVNHYTILLGSGAEHVAGRLLTLI, encoded by the coding sequence GTGGAGGAGATCGACGTAGCGGTGGCCGGTGGCACGCTGCGGGTGCTGAGCTGGCCGGCCGACGGACCGGTGGTGATCGCCGCGCACGGGATCACCGCGAACGCGCTCTCCTGGGCCGCCGTCGCCCGCGCCTGCGCGGGCAAGGTGCACCTGGTCGCGCCGGACCTGCGCGGCCGGGCGTTTTCCGCGGGTTTGCCGGGACCGTATGGGATGGACACACACGCCGACGACCTGATCGCTGTCGCCAGTCACTTCGGCGTCGGGAAGGCGCCGCTGGTCGGGCACTCGATGGGCGCGTTCGTGGTGGCGGCCACCGCGGCGCGGCACCCGGACCGGACCGGGCCGGTGCTGATGGTCGACGGCGGGATCGGCCTCGGGGTGCCCGCGGACGTCGACGTGGACGTGGCGCTGGAGGCGGTGATCGGCCCGGCCATGCGGCGGCTCGCCATGACCTTCGGGTCGGCCGCCGAGTACCTGGCCTACTTCCGGCAGAACCCGGCGCTCGGCCGCTACTGGGGTCCGGACCTGGAGGCGTACCTCCTGCGCGACTTCACCGGCAGCGGCTCGTCCTGCCGCATCGAGGCGATCCGCGGCGACGCCGCCGACATGCTGCGCCACCCGCGTCCGGCACCGTTCCCGCTGCTCTGGGCGCCGCGCGGGCTGATGGACGAGGAGACCGGCCTGTACCGCGCCGAGCAGCTCACCGGCGTCGACGCCGAACTCGTGCCGGACGTCAACCACTACACGATCCTGCTCGGTTCCGGCGCCGAGCACGTCGCCGGCCGCCTTCTCACCCTGATCTGA
- a CDS encoding 3-hydroxybutyrate dehydrogenase: MTTARVVDLDLTGRTALVTGAGSGIGRACAERLAAAGAEVLAVDIDEHAAKEVATAIGGRAIAADLADLDAVDAFPAHVDVLVNNAGLQVVAPLPEFPTDRFALIQRVMVEAPFRLIRLVLPHMYDSGWGRIVNISSVHGVIASPYKAAYVTAKHGLEGLSKVTALEGAEHGVTANCVNPAFVRTPLVDKQIADQAAVNGIAEAEVVEKIMLKRAAIKKLIEPEQVAEMVAYLCSPPASFITGSSIIIDGGWTAH; encoded by the coding sequence ATGACGACGGCACGGGTGGTCGACCTCGACCTGACGGGACGTACCGCGCTGGTGACCGGCGCCGGCAGCGGCATCGGGCGCGCCTGCGCCGAACGACTGGCCGCGGCGGGCGCCGAGGTGCTGGCCGTGGACATCGACGAGCACGCGGCGAAGGAGGTGGCCACCGCCATCGGCGGCCGGGCGATCGCCGCCGACCTCGCCGACCTGGACGCCGTCGACGCGTTCCCGGCACACGTCGACGTACTGGTGAACAACGCCGGCCTGCAGGTCGTGGCGCCGCTGCCGGAGTTCCCCACGGACCGGTTCGCGCTGATCCAGCGGGTGATGGTGGAGGCGCCGTTCCGGCTGATCCGCCTGGTGCTGCCGCACATGTACGACAGCGGCTGGGGCCGGATCGTCAACATCTCCTCGGTGCACGGGGTGATCGCCTCGCCGTACAAGGCCGCCTACGTGACCGCCAAGCACGGCCTGGAGGGGCTCTCCAAGGTCACCGCGTTGGAGGGCGCCGAGCACGGGGTGACAGCGAACTGCGTGAACCCGGCGTTCGTGCGGACCCCGCTGGTCGACAAGCAGATCGCCGACCAGGCCGCGGTCAACGGGATCGCCGAGGCCGAGGTGGTCGAGAAGATCATGCTGAAGCGGGCCGCGATCAAGAAGCTGATCGAGCCGGAGCAGGTGGCCGAGATGGTCGCCTACCTGTGCAGTCCCCCGGCCTCGTTCATCACCGGCTCGTCGATCATCATCGACGGCGGCTGGACCGCGCACTGA
- a CDS encoding substrate-binding domain-containing protein — MRGLTTTRRTLLGAALTAVVVTASGCGSPRGSAGDDAAIDVGVVYSQSGPLASYGAQYAEGFKAGLAYATNGTGKIGDRAINVTWTDDAGDPVKAVSAAKDLIGKGYRVLAGSTSSGVALQVAPLAAENKVLFVSGPAATDGITGANRYTFRSGRQSYQDVLTAKAFLGEGRKVTVFAPDSAFGKSNVDAVTKVLGGAGATVTSIAVPAGATDFTPFASQIKAAEPDLVFVAWAGTTAGAMWQALDQQGVLAGTKVVTGLDIRASWAGFGAGGAKLNLLAHYFDGAVDNPAYQALKGAVPGGRTDLFHPDGFAAAQMIVHALTAGPDDVDKMVGALEGYRFDSVKGELTVRAEDHALLQPMFQAKLTGTGDAATATLTGTVDAEAAAPPVAAMKG; from the coding sequence ATGAGGGGCTTGACGACAACCCGGCGCACACTCTTGGGCGCCGCGCTGACAGCCGTCGTGGTGACCGCGAGCGGCTGCGGCAGTCCGCGGGGATCCGCCGGGGACGATGCCGCGATCGATGTCGGGGTGGTCTACTCCCAGTCCGGCCCGCTCGCCAGTTACGGCGCGCAGTACGCCGAGGGGTTCAAGGCCGGCCTGGCGTACGCGACGAACGGCACCGGCAAGATCGGTGACCGGGCGATCAACGTGACCTGGACCGACGACGCCGGCGACCCGGTCAAGGCGGTCTCCGCCGCGAAGGACCTGATCGGCAAGGGCTATCGGGTGCTCGCCGGCTCGACCAGCTCCGGCGTCGCGCTGCAGGTCGCGCCGCTGGCCGCGGAGAACAAGGTGCTCTTCGTCTCCGGTCCGGCGGCGACCGACGGGATCACCGGGGCCAACAGGTACACCTTCCGCTCCGGTCGCCAGTCGTACCAGGACGTGCTGACCGCCAAGGCGTTCCTCGGCGAGGGCAGGAAGGTCACCGTCTTCGCCCCGGACTCGGCGTTCGGCAAGTCGAACGTCGACGCCGTCACCAAGGTGCTCGGCGGCGCGGGCGCGACGGTGACCAGCATCGCGGTGCCGGCCGGCGCCACCGACTTCACCCCGTTCGCCAGCCAGATCAAGGCCGCCGAGCCGGACCTGGTCTTCGTCGCCTGGGCCGGGACCACGGCCGGGGCCATGTGGCAGGCGCTCGACCAGCAGGGCGTGCTGGCCGGCACCAAGGTGGTCACCGGCCTGGACATCCGGGCCTCGTGGGCCGGCTTCGGGGCCGGCGGCGCGAAACTGAACCTGCTCGCCCACTACTTCGACGGCGCCGTGGACAACCCGGCCTACCAGGCGCTCAAGGGCGCGGTACCGGGCGGCAGGACCGACCTGTTCCACCCGGACGGCTTCGCCGCCGCGCAGATGATCGTGCACGCGCTGACCGCCGGCCCGGACGACGTGGACAAGATGGTCGGCGCGCTGGAGGGCTACCGCTTCGACTCGGTCAAGGGCGAACTCACCGTCCGGGCCGAGGACCACGCGCTGCTCCAGCCGATGTTCCAGGCCAAGCTGACCGGCACCGGCGACGCGGCCACCGCGACGCTGACCGGCACCGTCGACGCCGAGGCCGCCGCACCGCCGGTCGCCGCGATGAAGGGCTGA
- a CDS encoding ABC transporter ATP-binding protein, with protein MTALAVEGVSWRIGAVPIVDDVTLELAPDEFVALIGPNGAGKTSLFNLISGLRRPSAGRIRLAGDDVTALAPYRRARRGLGRTFQTSAVFGSLTVAENVALAVQARRGGAMRAWSRRADREVTARAAEILAEVHLEHRAGRDAGSLAHGEKRKLEIALLLAGEPRVVLLDEPMAGVSTEEVPTLVEVIRGLTAGTGRSVLMVEHHMDVVLDLADRVAVLHHGALLACDSPDAVMADAFVQRAYLGEGW; from the coding sequence ATGACGGCCCTCGCCGTCGAGGGGGTGTCGTGGCGGATCGGCGCGGTGCCGATCGTCGACGACGTGACGCTGGAGCTGGCGCCGGACGAGTTCGTCGCGCTGATCGGACCGAACGGCGCCGGTAAGACGTCGCTGTTCAACCTGATCAGCGGGCTGCGCCGGCCCAGCGCCGGCCGGATCCGGCTCGCCGGGGACGACGTGACAGCGCTCGCGCCGTACCGTCGGGCCCGGCGCGGCCTGGGTCGTACCTTTCAGACCTCGGCGGTCTTCGGTTCGCTGACCGTCGCCGAGAACGTCGCGCTCGCCGTGCAGGCGCGGCGCGGCGGCGCGATGCGCGCCTGGAGCCGCCGCGCGGACCGGGAGGTCACCGCCCGTGCCGCCGAGATCCTCGCCGAGGTGCACCTGGAGCACCGCGCCGGGCGGGACGCCGGATCGCTGGCGCACGGCGAGAAACGCAAGCTGGAGATCGCGCTGCTGCTGGCCGGCGAACCGCGGGTGGTGCTGCTGGACGAGCCGATGGCTGGGGTGAGCACCGAGGAGGTGCCGACCCTGGTCGAGGTGATCCGCGGACTCACCGCCGGCACCGGTCGCAGCGTGCTGATGGTCGAGCACCACATGGACGTGGTGCTCGACCTCGCCGACCGGGTCGCCGTGCTGCACCACGGCGCGCTGCTCGCCTGCGACAGCCCGGACGCCGTGATGGCCGACGCGTTCGTGCAGCGGGCCTATCTGGGGGAGGGATGGTGA
- a CDS encoding ABC transporter ATP-binding protein — MVSAPILRVTGLSVRLGGSHILRGVTFDVAPAGVTALLGRNGVGKTTTLRAILGEVPAEGSVAFGGRSIQGRPTHRLVRDGLAYVPEDRCVFAGLTVAENLRLAERVPDPDYALVHELFPELEQRAQQRAGTLSGGQQQMVAIARVLLNPNRLLLVDEPTKGLAPAVVTSVATVLGRVAERVPVLLVEQNLAVVRKLATDAVVIETGRVAWRGPATDLLADGDATRSLLGVGRH; from the coding sequence ATGGTGAGCGCGCCGATCCTGCGGGTCACCGGGCTCTCGGTACGCCTGGGCGGCTCGCACATCCTGCGCGGCGTCACCTTCGACGTCGCCCCGGCCGGGGTCACCGCCCTGCTCGGCCGCAACGGCGTGGGCAAGACCACCACGTTGCGCGCGATCCTCGGCGAGGTGCCGGCCGAGGGCTCGGTGGCGTTCGGCGGCCGGTCGATCCAGGGCCGGCCCACCCACCGGCTGGTCCGCGACGGCCTGGCCTACGTGCCCGAGGACCGCTGCGTCTTCGCCGGCCTGACCGTTGCCGAGAACCTGCGCCTGGCCGAACGGGTCCCGGACCCCGACTACGCACTGGTCCACGAGCTCTTCCCGGAGCTGGAACAGCGCGCCCAGCAGCGGGCCGGCACCCTCTCCGGCGGTCAGCAGCAGATGGTGGCGATCGCCCGGGTGCTGCTCAACCCGAACCGGCTGCTGCTCGTCGACGAGCCCACCAAGGGTCTCGCGCCGGCGGTGGTCACCTCGGTGGCGACCGTGCTCGGCCGGGTCGCCGAGCGGGTGCCGGTGCTGCTCGTCGAACAGAACCTCGCGGTGGTCCGCAAGCTCGCCACCGACGCCGTGGTGATCGAGACCGGGCGGGTCGCCTGGCGTGGCCCGGCCACCGACCTGCTCGCGGACGGCGACGCGACGCGATCCCTGCTCGGCGTCGGGAGGCACTGA
- a CDS encoding branched-chain amino acid ABC transporter permease encodes MSTVVLLALTGLGLAALYFLIASGLSLVFGLAGVLNFAHGLFLSVGAYVTWWSAPHLGLPLAVVAGVVAAAATGALVELAMIRPLYARHTEQVLVTVGLSLAGVALLQSIWGADARVFPAFAFTGNVTTVLGAQVPDDRFLLIGAAVLVLAGLLAFLRFTRYGLVIRAGVENRTMVKALGIDVRNAFTLVFAIGGALAGLAGILGGMYFTSISPGQGGSLLIFAFIVVVIGGLGSVTGSAVAAVVVGLLQQFVNYYGASGAGDVSVVALLAIVLLLRPAGIAGKAATA; translated from the coding sequence TTGTCCACTGTGGTTCTGCTGGCCCTGACCGGGCTCGGCCTGGCGGCGCTCTACTTCCTGATCGCCTCCGGCCTGTCCCTGGTTTTCGGCCTGGCCGGGGTGCTCAACTTCGCGCACGGCCTGTTCCTCTCGGTCGGCGCGTACGTCACCTGGTGGTCCGCCCCGCACCTGGGCCTGCCCCTGGCCGTGGTGGCCGGCGTCGTCGCGGCGGCGGCCACCGGCGCGCTGGTCGAGCTGGCGATGATCCGCCCGCTCTACGCCCGGCACACCGAGCAGGTGCTGGTCACCGTCGGGTTGTCGCTGGCCGGGGTGGCGCTGCTCCAGTCGATCTGGGGCGCCGACGCCCGGGTGTTCCCGGCCTTCGCGTTCACCGGGAACGTCACCACGGTGCTCGGCGCCCAGGTGCCGGACGACCGGTTCCTGCTGATCGGCGCCGCCGTCCTGGTGCTGGCCGGCCTGCTCGCCTTCCTCCGCTTCACCCGGTACGGCCTGGTGATCCGGGCCGGCGTGGAGAACCGGACGATGGTCAAGGCGCTCGGCATCGACGTCCGCAACGCGTTCACGCTGGTCTTCGCGATCGGCGGCGCGCTGGCCGGGCTGGCCGGGATCCTCGGCGGGATGTACTTCACCTCGATCTCGCCGGGTCAGGGCGGCTCGCTGCTGATCTTCGCGTTCATCGTGGTGGTGATCGGCGGGCTCGGCTCGGTCACCGGTTCGGCCGTCGCCGCGGTGGTGGTCGGCCTCCTCCAGCAGTTCGTGAACTACTACGGCGCGTCAGGTGCCGGCGACGTCAGCGTGGTGGCCCTGCTCGCCATCGTGCTGCTGCTGCGCCCGGCCGGGATCGCCGGAAAGGCGGCGACCGCGTGA
- a CDS encoding branched-chain amino acid ABC transporter permease, which translates to MKRSVPLVLLLAAIVLPWSALSVPGLFDGPLNSPGTLQLLAVCLVFGGLALGYDLLFGRAGLLSFGHALHIAGGAYGVDILVSHYGWPLWTAIAVTVPAVATLAALLGSVALKTSGIAFSMVTLAFAQVGHILVNRDPGGLTGGEEGLPLATAGLPGGLVGVVNTVNLYWFALAFLVVTVLVVHAVDRAPLGRTLIGLRDDERRIAVVGLSPYRLKLLAFVVSGALAALGGAVYVLVAGGASPHVASSEFTLALIVMAVLGGAGTRWGAVAGGILYAFLDQRLAHLGGRLPGPLGQPLFVLGTLFILAVYFVPGGLAGLRARVEPIRRALRRPAEAAS; encoded by the coding sequence GTGAAAAGGTCAGTGCCCCTCGTGTTGTTGCTGGCGGCGATCGTGCTGCCGTGGTCGGCGCTGTCCGTGCCGGGCCTGTTCGACGGCCCGCTCAACTCGCCCGGCACACTGCAGCTGCTCGCCGTCTGCCTGGTCTTCGGTGGCCTGGCCCTCGGCTACGACCTGCTGTTCGGCCGGGCCGGCCTGCTCTCCTTCGGGCACGCGCTGCACATCGCCGGCGGCGCGTACGGGGTCGACATCCTGGTCAGCCACTACGGCTGGCCACTGTGGACCGCCATCGCGGTGACGGTGCCGGCCGTCGCGACGCTGGCCGCGCTGCTCGGCTCGGTGGCGCTGAAGACCTCCGGGATCGCGTTCTCGATGGTCACGCTCGCCTTCGCGCAGGTCGGCCACATCCTGGTGAACCGGGACCCGGGCGGGCTCACCGGCGGCGAGGAGGGCCTGCCGCTGGCCACGGCGGGGCTGCCCGGCGGCCTGGTCGGGGTGGTCAACACGGTGAACCTGTACTGGTTCGCGCTGGCGTTCCTGGTGGTCACCGTGCTGGTGGTGCACGCCGTCGACCGGGCGCCGCTGGGCCGGACCCTGATCGGCCTGCGCGACGACGAGCGGCGGATCGCTGTGGTCGGGCTGTCGCCGTACCGGTTGAAGCTGCTCGCCTTCGTCGTCTCCGGCGCCCTGGCCGCGCTCGGCGGCGCCGTCTACGTCCTGGTGGCCGGCGGTGCGTCACCGCACGTGGCGTCCTCCGAGTTCACCCTCGCGCTGATCGTGATGGCGGTTCTCGGCGGCGCCGGCACCCGCTGGGGCGCCGTCGCCGGCGGCATCCTCTACGCGTTCCTGGACCAGCGCCTGGCCCACCTCGGCGGTCGGCTGCCCGGCCCGCTCGGGCAGCCGCTCTTCGTCCTCGGCACGCTGTTCATCCTGGCCGTCTACTTCGTCCCGGGTGGCCTGGCCGGCCTGCGCGCCCGCGTCGAACCGATCCGCCGCGCCCTGCGCCGCCCCGCCGAGGCCGCCTCCTGA